From Pseudomonas alcaligenes, a single genomic window includes:
- the pssA gene encoding CDP-diacylglycerol--serine O-phosphatidyltransferase has product MNERPEESGSAPEEESLLPIDEHVEEGHDAEGRKVRHRGIYLLPNLFTTAALFSGFYAIVNGMNGQFDHAAIAIFVAMVLDGLDGRVARLTNTQSAFGAEYDSLSDMVAFGVAPALVAFEWALGSLGKVGWMVAFIYVAGAALRLARFNTMVGKADKRYFIGLASPAAAALVAGTVWAFSDFGIKGSNMAFVVALLVAAAGTLMVSNIKYNSFKDLDLKGRVPFVAILVVVLVFAVVFSDPPRILLLIFLAYAASGPVQYLLQLRRRKAAE; this is encoded by the coding sequence ATGAACGAACGTCCCGAGGAATCCGGCTCCGCTCCCGAAGAGGAGAGCCTTCTGCCCATCGATGAGCATGTGGAGGAGGGGCACGATGCGGAAGGGCGCAAGGTGCGCCATCGTGGCATCTATCTGCTGCCCAACCTGTTCACCACGGCAGCGCTGTTCTCCGGCTTCTATGCCATCGTCAACGGCATGAACGGCCAGTTCGACCATGCGGCCATCGCCATCTTTGTGGCCATGGTGCTCGACGGCCTTGATGGCCGTGTCGCTCGCCTGACCAATACCCAGAGTGCCTTCGGTGCCGAGTACGACTCGCTGTCGGATATGGTCGCCTTCGGTGTGGCGCCGGCGCTGGTGGCCTTCGAGTGGGCCCTGGGCAGCCTGGGCAAGGTCGGCTGGATGGTCGCCTTCATCTATGTGGCTGGCGCGGCTCTGCGTCTGGCGCGTTTCAACACCATGGTCGGCAAGGCCGACAAACGCTACTTCATCGGTCTGGCCAGCCCGGCGGCGGCAGCTCTGGTGGCGGGTACCGTGTGGGCATTCAGCGACTTCGGCATCAAGGGCTCGAACATGGCCTTTGTCGTGGCCCTGCTGGTGGCGGCGGCCGGTACCCTGATGGTCAGCAACATCAAATACAACAGCTTCAAGGATCTGGATCTGAAAGGTCGCGTGCCTTTTGTGGCGATCCTTGTCGTGGTGCTGGTGTTCGCCGTGGTGTTCAGCGATCCGCCCCGTATCCTGCTGCTGATCTTCCTCGCCTATGCTGCTTCCGGGCCGGTGCAGTATTTGCTGCAACTGCGCCGCCGCAAGGCTGCCGAGTGA
- the msrP gene encoding protein-methionine-sulfoxide reductase catalytic subunit MsrP — translation MLIHLPRASAARASEITPESVYLSRRAFMAAAGGLALGASLPLRAETGRYAEVEPATAPDWFTAKLADTQWGAVPAGEEALTPFQDVSHYNNFYEFGTSKGDPARYAGALQVEPWTVLIDGEVARPGPVSLESLVQPHRLQERIYRLRCVEAWSMVIPWLGFPLGDLLRRAEPTGQARYVRFETRLAPEQMAGVRSGFSLIDWPYREGLRMDEAMHPLTIMAVGLYGRVLPNQNGAPLRLVVPWKYGFKSIKSIVRISLLSEQPQTTWESLAPDEYGFYANVNPQVDHPRWSQATERRLPNSLFSPNVVETWMFNGYDEVASLYSGLDLRKFY, via the coding sequence ATGCTGATTCATCTCCCCCGCGCGTCTGCTGCACGCGCCAGCGAAATCACTCCCGAATCGGTCTATCTGTCGCGACGAGCCTTCATGGCCGCCGCCGGCGGGTTGGCGCTTGGTGCCAGTCTGCCGCTGCGTGCCGAGACGGGGCGCTATGCCGAAGTCGAGCCCGCTACTGCGCCGGACTGGTTCACTGCCAAACTGGCGGATACGCAGTGGGGCGCGGTGCCGGCGGGCGAAGAGGCGCTGACCCCGTTTCAAGACGTCAGTCACTACAACAACTTCTACGAATTCGGTACCAGCAAGGGTGATCCGGCCCGCTATGCCGGCGCTTTGCAGGTCGAGCCCTGGACGGTGCTGATCGATGGCGAGGTAGCCAGACCCGGGCCGGTTTCGCTGGAGTCGCTGGTGCAGCCCCATCGCTTGCAGGAGCGGATCTACCGCCTGCGCTGCGTGGAGGCCTGGTCAATGGTGATTCCCTGGCTGGGATTCCCTTTGGGCGATCTGCTGCGGCGCGCCGAGCCGACCGGGCAGGCCCGTTATGTCCGCTTCGAAACCCGCCTGGCACCCGAGCAGATGGCTGGCGTGCGCTCCGGTTTTTCCTTGATCGACTGGCCATATAGAGAAGGGCTGCGGATGGATGAGGCCATGCATCCGCTGACGATCATGGCTGTCGGCCTCTATGGGCGCGTGCTGCCCAATCAGAATGGCGCGCCGCTGCGCTTGGTCGTGCCGTGGAAGTACGGCTTCAAGAGCATCAAATCGATCGTCCGCATCAGCCTGCTGAGCGAGCAGCCGCAGACGACCTGGGAGAGCCTGGCGCCCGATGAGTACGGCTTCTATGCCAACGTCAATCCGCAGGTCGATCATCCACGCTGGAGTCAGGCGACCGAGCGGCGTCTGCCAAACAGTCTGTTCAGTCCCAATGTGGTGGAGACCTGGATGTTCAATGGCTACGACGAGGTGGCTTCGCTCTATAGCGGTCTCGATCTGCGGAAGTTCTACTGA
- the msrQ gene encoding protein-methionine-sulfoxide reductase heme-binding subunit MsrQ, with translation MRYRGWRVLLFCLALPWPLLWLYLGLTQQLGPDPGKVLVERLGLGALILLLLTLSMTPLRNLTGWGGWIAVRRQLGLWCFSYVLLHLSGYLLFILGLHFDRLWADLHERPYIIVGVLAFCGLVLLAMTSNRYSVRRLGRRWRQLHRLVYPILGLALLHMLWIVRSDIGEWLVYAGLGVMLMLCRVPRVATWLSSRPARLLRVQP, from the coding sequence ATGCGCTATCGCGGCTGGCGTGTTCTTTTGTTTTGCCTGGCCTTGCCCTGGCCGCTGCTGTGGCTCTATCTGGGGTTGACCCAGCAGCTGGGGCCGGATCCGGGCAAAGTGCTGGTGGAGCGGCTGGGATTGGGCGCGCTGATTCTGCTATTGCTGACCCTGAGTATGACGCCTCTGCGCAACTTGACGGGGTGGGGCGGCTGGATTGCCGTGCGGCGGCAGTTGGGGTTGTGGTGCTTTAGCTATGTACTCCTGCACCTGAGTGGTTACCTGCTGTTTATCCTCGGCTTGCACTTCGATCGCCTCTGGGCTGATCTGCATGAGCGGCCCTACATCATTGTTGGGGTATTGGCTTTCTGTGGCCTGGTGCTGCTGGCGATGACCTCCAATCGCTATAGCGTGCGTCGCCTTGGTCGGCGCTGGCGACAGTTGCATCGATTGGTCTACCCGATTCTCGGGCTGGCCCTGCTGCACATGCTCTGGATCGTGCGCTCCGATATCGGCGAGTGGCTGGTCTATGCCGGGCTGGGGGTGATGCTGATGCTGTGCCGTGTGCCGAGGGTGGCGACATGGCTGTCGAGCCGTCCGGCGCGCTTGCTGAGAGTCCAGCCATAA
- a CDS encoding PqiB family protein, with protein sequence MTELKSAKTRRTTNWSAIWILPLIALVIGGWLAWRAYDQAGIEIQVFFPSGDGIQVGKTEVIYKGMSIGKVVNMELDDQGKERGVRVSIEMDKRVEQHLRSNTRFWLVKPSVSLAGITGLETLVSGNYITASPGDGEPTRKFVALTEAPPLADTIPGLHLTLKADRLGSLNRDSPVFYKQIQVGRVKSYVLAEDQSTVEIKVFIQPEFASLVRKHTRFWNASGVSIDAGLSGVKVRTESLSSIVAGGIAFATPENRKDSPPTDPTLPFRLYEDFEAAQAGIKVTLQLQDFEGIEAGRTPVMYKGIQVGTVKTIKVGEDLTSASVDLMLDPKAEDYLTDGAEFWMVKPSISLAGITGLEALVKGNYIAVQPGEKGRPAVRDFVARAKAPPLDVGAPGLHLVLFADTLGSLEVGSPILYRQVKVGTIQSFQFSRDRKRVVLGAHIEPIYANLVNSSTRFWNSSGITLKGGISSGIEVKSESLQTLLAGGVTFETTDMKAPVSHKIQRFTLHNDRDEALQTGAVLQIKVASGDGLNPGTLIRYKGLEVGKVESVELTDDLQAVLLNARITKAVQRIASVGSQFWVVKPELGLVRTANLETLVSGQYLEVQPAAKPGARKTFFEARAQAPTVAAHADGLSLVLSTARRGSIKPGVVVSYREVPVGKVTDFELGPTSDRVLIHVLIEPRYAPLVRSGSRFWNASGIGVDAGLFKGVKVRTESLEALLEGGIAFATPDNPTMGGPAKPGQTFALNEEVNEEWLKWAPKIVLDK encoded by the coding sequence ATGACCGAGCTGAAATCAGCCAAAACCCGTCGCACTACCAACTGGTCTGCCATCTGGATTCTGCCGTTGATTGCACTGGTGATCGGTGGCTGGCTCGCCTGGCGTGCCTATGACCAGGCTGGGATCGAGATCCAGGTGTTCTTCCCGAGTGGCGACGGAATCCAGGTCGGCAAGACCGAAGTGATCTACAAGGGCATGTCGATCGGCAAAGTGGTCAACATGGAGCTGGATGACCAGGGCAAGGAGCGTGGCGTACGCGTTTCCATCGAAATGGACAAACGGGTCGAGCAGCACCTGCGTAGCAATACCCGGTTCTGGTTGGTCAAGCCTAGCGTCTCTCTAGCCGGGATCACGGGTCTGGAGACGCTGGTGTCTGGCAACTACATCACCGCCAGCCCCGGTGATGGCGAGCCGACGCGCAAGTTCGTGGCCCTGACCGAAGCCCCGCCGCTCGCCGACACTATCCCCGGCCTGCACCTGACGCTCAAGGCCGATCGCCTGGGCTCGCTGAACCGCGATAGCCCGGTGTTCTACAAGCAGATCCAGGTCGGCCGGGTGAAGAGTTATGTTCTGGCGGAAGACCAGAGCACAGTGGAGATCAAGGTCTTCATCCAGCCCGAGTTTGCCAGCCTGGTGCGCAAGCACACGCGTTTCTGGAATGCCAGCGGAGTGTCCATCGACGCCGGTCTGTCGGGGGTGAAAGTCCGTACCGAGTCGTTGTCGAGCATCGTTGCCGGCGGTATTGCCTTCGCCACCCCGGAAAATCGCAAAGACAGCCCGCCGACCGATCCGACTTTGCCTTTCCGTTTGTACGAGGACTTCGAGGCGGCCCAGGCTGGTATCAAGGTCACCCTGCAACTGCAGGACTTCGAGGGCATTGAGGCGGGGCGTACCCCGGTGATGTATAAGGGCATCCAGGTCGGTACCGTGAAGACGATCAAGGTCGGTGAAGACCTGACCTCCGCCTCGGTTGATCTGATGCTGGATCCCAAGGCCGAGGACTACCTGACCGATGGCGCCGAGTTCTGGATGGTCAAACCATCCATCTCGCTGGCCGGGATTACCGGGCTGGAAGCGCTGGTCAAGGGTAACTACATCGCCGTCCAGCCGGGCGAGAAGGGCAGGCCGGCAGTGCGTGACTTTGTGGCCCGGGCCAAGGCTCCGCCCCTCGATGTGGGAGCGCCTGGTCTGCACCTGGTGTTGTTTGCCGATACGCTCGGCTCGCTGGAGGTCGGCAGCCCGATTCTCTACCGCCAGGTCAAGGTCGGCACTATCCAGAGTTTCCAGTTCTCTCGTGACCGCAAGCGTGTGGTGCTGGGAGCGCATATCGAACCGATCTACGCCAACCTGGTGAACAGTTCCACGCGTTTCTGGAACTCCAGCGGTATCACCCTGAAGGGCGGCATTTCTTCCGGCATCGAGGTCAAGAGTGAGTCGCTGCAGACCTTGCTGGCCGGTGGTGTGACTTTTGAAACCACGGACATGAAGGCGCCGGTGAGCCACAAGATCCAGCGCTTCACCCTGCATAACGACCGCGACGAGGCCTTGCAGACCGGTGCTGTCCTGCAGATCAAGGTGGCCTCGGGCGACGGCCTCAATCCCGGTACCCTGATCCGCTACAAGGGGCTGGAGGTGGGCAAGGTTGAGTCGGTGGAGCTGACCGACGACCTGCAGGCGGTGCTGCTCAATGCCCGTATCACCAAGGCAGTACAGCGCATTGCCAGCGTCGGCAGCCAGTTCTGGGTGGTCAAGCCGGAGCTGGGCCTGGTGCGTACGGCCAACCTGGAGACCCTGGTCAGCGGCCAGTACCTGGAGGTGCAGCCGGCTGCCAAGCCCGGAGCGCGCAAGACCTTCTTCGAGGCACGGGCGCAGGCGCCGACCGTGGCCGCCCACGCGGATGGCCTGAGTCTGGTGCTGAGTACCGCTCGCCGTGGTTCGATCAAGCCGGGGGTGGTGGTCAGCTACCGCGAGGTGCCGGTGGGCAAGGTCACCGATTTCGAGCTGGGGCCGACCTCCGACCGGGTGCTGATCCATGTGCTGATCGAGCCGCGCTACGCCCCTCTGGTACGCAGCGGCAGCCGCTTCTGGAATGCCAGCGGTATCGGCGTGGATGCCGGCCTGTTCAAGGGTGTGAAGGTACGTACCGAATCGCTGGAGGCCCTGCTGGAAGGGGGGATCGCCTTTGCCACCCCGGACAACCCGACCATGGGCGGGCCGGCCAAGCCGGGGCAGACCTTCGCGCTCAACGAGGAGGTCAACGAGGAGTGGTTGAAGTGGGCGCCGAAGATCGTTCTGGATAAGTAA
- a CDS encoding PepSY domain-containing protein — translation MNKLTALFAITALTATAGIAQARDLGPDEALKLRDAGTIQSFEKLNEAALAKHPGGKVEETELEEEYGRYVYQVEVRDAQGVQWDVELDAATGQILKDHRDD, via the coding sequence ATGAACAAGCTGACTGCCCTTTTCGCCATTACCGCTCTGACCGCTACCGCTGGAATCGCCCAGGCCCGCGACCTGGGCCCGGATGAGGCGCTGAAACTGCGCGACGCCGGTACCATCCAGAGCTTCGAGAAACTCAACGAAGCGGCGCTGGCCAAGCACCCCGGCGGCAAGGTCGAGGAGACCGAGCTGGAAGAGGAATACGGCCGCTATGTGTACCAGGTCGAAGTGCGCGATGCCCAGGGCGTGCAGTGGGATGTCGAACTGGATGCCGCCACTGGCCAGATCCTCAAGGATCACCGCGACGATTGA
- the mksF gene encoding Mks condensin complex protein MksF: MSQERYGIRRFALLNTAGYSLGIFPLENPLSVYGANNLGKSASINALQFPILARMSDMSFGKYSLEQSRKFYFASDTSYILVEVALPHGPHVIGVAGRGPGGGFGHQFFAYQGELDLQHYQQGGTCLRQRELFNNLGQAGIVAYELKPEELRRLLVGGHTSIPLDLTLIPLRSTSEQSLKTFRALFINLLHMREITAAKLKQLFLDAFEHSLRSGSVDYIAATEEAFRDVRRMEQDYQALVAAGPLVEALSSGVAQRELLRGKLHRLSPLLDNLLGAWQDYSGARKEELVIQAEHYRREQDGLQHEQRGGTAELMRLEREISEIQRWLGELSVLKNRFALVDSAKVLEEQLLAAKDAHDELAGALAQSRQFSAEDLDERLRDLEKRLKSVKQQLDHADNNSYSRLREEFSQADVDRLMRLFNGQLFSLPLGEKGIQAEGDNWVKAVEGVLDRFKGDHFEVPGLSIDLSHIEPPALQALADRAALRDQKDRLERELKQLKTQQAVANDRAASKAQAEQLYQAVLDAQKALEDFRKSQTLSVEEPAKLEQLAEAEAAQDELKRAADAFAERVQQLSAKLQLVGRQLADLEAKERTLEDALRRRQLLPADLPFGTPFMDPVDDSLENLLPLLSDYQDSWQALQRIDGQIEALYAQVRLKGVAKFDSEDDPERRLHLLVNAYAHRQDEALTLAKARRAAVTDIARTLRNIRSDYDNLEHQLALFNREINKRQVSNLESFRIVLAPNRDALKHIDQIIHSAGQYEEGETLSVFDLTQSAEQDAKNEEAKDYLSRLVAANGNQLGLKDLFELAFEITKVGGQPVMHTDIDGAASNGTTMTIKALTNMYLLLHLMDREQAGKVRLPYYLDEAADIDERNQQALIETSLQLGFVPILASVKPQVSAHVAIDLEGGSGPNGIYIDEADWKYIKRRESSKVAEEQAEPA; encoded by the coding sequence ATGAGCCAGGAACGCTACGGCATCCGCCGCTTCGCCCTGCTGAACACCGCCGGCTACAGCCTCGGTATTTTCCCGCTGGAAAATCCGCTGTCGGTGTACGGCGCCAACAACCTGGGCAAGTCGGCGTCGATCAACGCGCTGCAGTTCCCGATCCTCGCGCGCATGTCCGACATGAGCTTCGGCAAGTACAGCCTGGAGCAGTCGCGCAAGTTCTACTTCGCCTCCGACACCAGCTACATCCTGGTGGAAGTCGCCCTGCCCCACGGCCCGCACGTGATCGGCGTGGCCGGCCGCGGCCCGGGCGGCGGCTTCGGCCACCAGTTCTTCGCCTATCAGGGCGAACTGGATCTGCAGCACTACCAGCAGGGCGGCACCTGCCTGCGCCAGCGCGAGCTGTTCAACAACCTCGGCCAGGCCGGCATCGTTGCCTACGAACTGAAGCCCGAGGAGCTGCGCCGCCTGCTGGTTGGCGGGCATACCAGCATTCCGCTGGATCTGACTCTGATCCCGCTGCGCTCCACCAGTGAGCAGAGCCTGAAGACCTTCCGCGCCCTGTTCATCAACCTGCTGCATATGCGCGAGATCACCGCAGCCAAGCTCAAGCAGCTGTTCCTCGATGCCTTCGAGCACAGCCTGCGCTCCGGCAGCGTCGACTACATCGCCGCCACCGAAGAGGCCTTCCGCGACGTACGGCGCATGGAGCAGGACTACCAGGCCCTGGTCGCCGCCGGCCCACTGGTCGAGGCACTGTCCTCCGGTGTGGCCCAGCGCGAACTGCTGCGCGGCAAGCTGCATCGCCTGTCGCCGCTGCTGGATAACCTGCTCGGCGCCTGGCAGGACTACTCCGGCGCACGCAAGGAAGAGCTGGTGATCCAGGCCGAGCACTACCGCCGCGAGCAGGACGGGCTGCAGCACGAACAGCGCGGCGGCACCGCCGAGCTGATGCGCCTGGAACGCGAGATCAGCGAGATCCAGCGCTGGCTGGGCGAACTGAGCGTGCTGAAGAACCGCTTCGCCCTGGTCGACAGCGCCAAGGTGCTGGAAGAGCAGCTGCTCGCCGCCAAGGACGCCCACGACGAGCTGGCCGGCGCCCTGGCCCAGTCGCGGCAGTTCTCCGCCGAGGATCTCGACGAGCGCCTGCGCGACCTGGAGAAACGCCTGAAGTCGGTCAAGCAGCAGCTCGACCACGCCGACAACAACAGCTACTCGCGCCTGCGCGAGGAGTTCAGCCAGGCCGACGTCGACCGCCTGATGCGCCTGTTCAACGGCCAGCTGTTCAGCCTGCCGCTGGGCGAGAAAGGCATCCAGGCCGAGGGCGACAACTGGGTCAAGGCCGTCGAGGGCGTGCTGGATCGCTTCAAGGGCGATCACTTCGAAGTGCCCGGCCTGTCCATCGATCTCTCGCATATTGAGCCGCCGGCCCTGCAGGCCCTGGCCGACCGCGCCGCCCTGCGCGACCAGAAGGATCGCCTGGAACGCGAGCTCAAGCAGCTCAAGACCCAGCAGGCAGTGGCCAACGACCGTGCGGCGAGCAAGGCCCAGGCCGAGCAGTTGTACCAGGCCGTGCTGGATGCGCAGAAGGCCCTGGAAGACTTCCGCAAGAGCCAGACCCTCTCCGTCGAGGAACCGGCCAAGCTGGAGCAACTGGCCGAGGCCGAAGCCGCCCAGGACGAACTCAAGCGCGCCGCCGACGCCTTTGCCGAGCGGGTGCAGCAGCTGTCCGCCAAGCTGCAGCTGGTCGGCCGCCAACTGGCCGACCTGGAAGCCAAGGAGCGCACCCTCGAGGATGCCCTGCGCCGCCGCCAGCTGCTGCCGGCCGACCTGCCGTTCGGCACGCCGTTCATGGATCCGGTCGACGACAGCCTGGAGAACCTGCTGCCGCTGCTGAGCGACTACCAGGACAGCTGGCAGGCGCTGCAGCGCATCGACGGGCAGATCGAGGCGCTGTATGCCCAGGTACGCCTCAAGGGCGTGGCCAAGTTCGACAGCGAGGATGACCCGGAGCGCCGCCTGCATCTGCTGGTCAATGCCTATGCGCACCGCCAGGACGAAGCACTGACCCTGGCCAAGGCGCGCCGCGCGGCGGTCACCGACATCGCCCGTACCCTGCGCAATATCCGCAGCGACTACGACAACCTGGAACACCAGCTGGCGCTGTTCAACCGCGAGATCAACAAGCGCCAGGTGTCCAACCTGGAGAGCTTCCGCATCGTCCTGGCGCCCAACCGCGACGCGCTCAAGCACATCGACCAGATCATCCACAGCGCCGGCCAGTACGAGGAAGGCGAGACCCTGTCGGTGTTCGACCTTACCCAGAGCGCCGAACAGGACGCGAAGAACGAGGAGGCCAAGGACTACCTGTCGCGCCTGGTGGCTGCCAACGGCAACCAGCTGGGCCTCAAGGATCTGTTCGAACTGGCCTTCGAGATCACCAAGGTCGGCGGTCAGCCGGTGATGCACACCGACATCGATGGCGCAGCGTCCAACGGCACCACCATGACCATCAAGGCGCTGACCAACATGTACCTGCTGCTGCACCTGATGGATCGCGAGCAGGCCGGCAAGGTACGCCTGCCCTACTACCTCGACGAGGCGGCGGACATCGACGAGCGCAACCAGCAGGCGCTGATCGAGACCAGCCTGCAGCTGGGCTTCGTGCCGATCCTGGCGTCGGTGAAGCCGCAGGTCTCGGCCCACGTGGCCATCGACTTGGAAGGCGGCAGCGGCCCCAACGGCATCTACATCGACGAGGCCGACTGGAAGTACATCAAGCGCCGCGAGAGCAGCAAGGTCGCTGAGGAACAGGCCGAACCGGCCTGA